A single genomic interval of Bradyrhizobium japonicum USDA 6 harbors:
- a CDS encoding DUF2076 domain-containing protein, with the protein MTPQERQLVDELFDRLSKLENAPRDPDAIAAISDGLRKAPGAVYALVQTTLLQDEALKRAHNRIQELEAAHAPEQAQSGGFLDTMRDSLFGGGPSRGSVPNVPPREQRPVWNTGQAMPQTQPGYGAPPPYGQAYGQGPGQAPGQGYGAPPMGGGGGSFLGTAAAAAAGVVGGSLLLSSIRGMMGGSHQQAFGDTTIIEERGGSSPWGGSDQSGGSLARDAGVNDIGSNRDSRQGFTDQASNDRDNNNDQNYDDNDDDNGNMDMADDDSDFGGGDDGGSDYA; encoded by the coding sequence ATGACGCCGCAGGAACGCCAGCTCGTTGACGAGCTTTTCGACCGGCTTTCGAAACTGGAAAATGCACCGCGCGATCCCGACGCGATCGCCGCGATTTCCGACGGGCTGCGCAAGGCGCCCGGCGCGGTCTACGCACTGGTGCAGACCACGCTATTGCAGGACGAAGCGCTGAAGCGTGCTCATAACCGTATCCAGGAGCTGGAAGCGGCCCATGCGCCCGAGCAGGCGCAGTCCGGCGGCTTCCTCGATACCATGCGCGATAGCTTGTTCGGCGGAGGCCCCTCGCGCGGCTCGGTTCCGAACGTGCCGCCGCGTGAGCAGCGGCCGGTCTGGAACACCGGTCAGGCGATGCCGCAGACGCAGCCGGGCTACGGCGCGCCGCCTCCTTATGGACAGGCCTACGGCCAAGGTCCGGGTCAAGCTCCGGGTCAGGGCTATGGCGCCCCGCCGATGGGCGGTGGCGGCGGCTCGTTCCTCGGCACCGCGGCGGCCGCCGCGGCCGGTGTCGTCGGCGGCTCGCTGCTGCTCTCCAGCATCCGCGGCATGATGGGCGGATCGCACCAGCAGGCTTTTGGCGACACCACGATCATCGAGGAGCGCGGTGGCAGCAGTCCGTGGGGCGGCAGCGACCAGTCCGGCGGTTCGCTCGCCCGCGACGCCGGCGTCAACGACATCGGCTCGAACCGGGACTCCCGCCAGGGCTTCACCGACCAGGCGTCGAACGACCGGGACAACAACAACGATCAGAACTACGACGACAACGACGACGACAACGGCAATATGGACATGGCCGACGACGACAGCGATTTCGGCGGCGGAGACGATGGCGGCAGCGACTACGCGTGA
- a CDS encoding protein phosphatase CheZ, translated as MAIHRKRFRVEEAIVGEMPSPEMIEEAAPMHNEIMAELRAIRAQMAKGTVPLSGSAAMAAIDASTAHELSEARTMLDTYRAQIEQCEKLKVELDLIHDAIDRTKREIATLHGKSFDGGEMAKVNGELGAVVGGTEQATQQILEAAESIDQAASAMSKVQSADQQKRLADDIQERVISIFEACNFQDLTGQRISKVMTTMKFIEQHINAMMEIWGGVDAIKAHVPAPADTRSEDEKLLNGPKLAGDVGHASQDDIDALFD; from the coding sequence ATGGCTATTCACCGCAAACGTTTTCGTGTCGAAGAGGCTATTGTCGGCGAGATGCCCAGCCCCGAAATGATTGAGGAGGCTGCGCCGATGCACAACGAGATCATGGCGGAGCTGCGTGCGATCCGCGCACAGATGGCGAAGGGCACTGTGCCCTTGTCCGGCAGCGCGGCCATGGCGGCGATCGATGCCTCCACTGCCCACGAGCTCTCCGAGGCTCGTACCATGCTCGATACCTACCGGGCGCAGATCGAGCAGTGCGAGAAGCTGAAGGTCGAGCTGGACCTCATCCACGACGCCATCGATCGCACCAAGCGCGAGATCGCGACGCTGCACGGCAAGAGCTTTGACGGCGGCGAGATGGCCAAGGTCAATGGCGAGCTCGGCGCGGTCGTCGGCGGCACCGAGCAGGCGACCCAGCAGATCCTCGAAGCCGCCGAGTCGATCGACCAGGCGGCCAGCGCGATGTCCAAGGTGCAATCGGCCGACCAGCAGAAGCGGCTCGCCGACGACATCCAGGAACGCGTCATCTCTATCTTCGAAGCCTGCAACTTCCAGGACCTGACCGGCCAGCGCATCAGCAAGGTCATGACCACGATGAAGTTCATCGAGCAGCACATCAATGCGATGATGGAGATCTGGGGCGGCGTCGACGCGATCAAGGCCCATGTGCCCGCGCCGGCCGACACCCGCAGCGAGGACGAAAAGCTCCTCAACGGCCCCAAGCTCGCCGGCGACGTCGGCCACGCCTCGCAGGACGACATCGACGCGCTGTTCGACTGA
- a CDS encoding L,D-transpeptidase, whose translation MFKKMSVALLGSACTFIAGASSASAFDNSVPNDPPAVLYQPRVPPAPVRVASNANMGGGFIEFLFGDGPGRGPAYAPQQPVYQQQPGYYDQRRLPPMGEPQMQGGYQQGAGLQQEAVDPRQRPFDPRFEKQSVDYSGKEAAGTIVVDTPNKFLYLVEGNGRAVRYGIGVGRPGFTWSGVKSITAKREWPDWTPPAEMIARRPDLPRHMEGGPENPLGARAMYLGSTLYRIHGSNEPWTIGTNVSSGCIRMRNEDVIDLYGRVNVGTKVVVM comes from the coding sequence ATGTTCAAGAAAATGTCTGTCGCGCTGCTCGGCAGCGCTTGCACCTTCATTGCCGGCGCGAGCAGCGCCAGCGCCTTCGACAACAGTGTGCCGAATGATCCGCCTGCGGTGCTCTACCAGCCGCGGGTGCCGCCGGCGCCGGTGCGCGTCGCCTCCAATGCGAACATGGGCGGCGGCTTCATCGAGTTCCTGTTCGGTGACGGTCCCGGCCGCGGCCCGGCCTACGCGCCGCAGCAGCCGGTCTATCAGCAGCAGCCCGGCTATTACGACCAGCGCCGCTTGCCGCCAATGGGCGAGCCGCAGATGCAGGGTGGATATCAGCAAGGCGCAGGGCTCCAGCAGGAGGCGGTCGATCCGCGCCAGCGTCCGTTCGATCCGAGATTCGAGAAGCAATCCGTCGACTATAGCGGCAAGGAAGCTGCCGGCACCATCGTGGTCGATACGCCGAACAAGTTCCTCTATCTGGTCGAGGGCAACGGCCGGGCGGTGCGCTACGGCATCGGCGTCGGCCGTCCCGGCTTCACCTGGTCCGGCGTGAAGTCGATCACGGCCAAGCGCGAATGGCCGGACTGGACGCCGCCGGCGGAAATGATCGCGCGCCGGCCCGACCTGCCGCGGCACATGGAAGGCGGCCCGGAAAACCCGCTCGGCGCGCGCGCAATGTATCTGGGCTCGACGCTCTACCGCATCCACGGCTCCAACGAGCCCTGGACCATCGGCACCAACGTCTCCTCAGGCTGCATCCGCATGCGCAACGAGGACGTCATCGACCTCTACGGCCGCGTCAATGTCGGCACCAAGGTCGTGGTGATGTGA